From the Selenomonas timonae genome, one window contains:
- a CDS encoding PdaC/SigV domain-containing protein, whose product MMKKTLRAAALTAAMTAMLSGAAFAMPTVTDGQETSEGAVLTYPIVQTDAADAQQRINTVIEDDVKAFMQEIDMARMGNKKTSAEMSYKITNSGDDLLSLKTEQLISEEGAAHPMSYTHGYLFRLSDGKALTLDDVQQMSDRKDHAARYTLDALNHRLTEPKNGAPEGYKPLEAAPKDIYMDADGHIHVLIQRYEAASYAAGVLDIDLDA is encoded by the coding sequence ATGATGAAGAAAACTCTGCGCGCTGCGGCGCTTACCGCGGCAATGACAGCAATGCTCTCCGGTGCGGCGTTCGCCATGCCGACCGTCACTGACGGACAGGAGACCAGTGAGGGCGCAGTCCTCACCTATCCCATCGTCCAAACCGACGCGGCTGACGCACAGCAGCGCATCAACACTGTGATCGAGGACGATGTAAAGGCGTTCATGCAGGAAATCGATATGGCACGCATGGGCAACAAGAAGACCTCTGCCGAGATGAGCTACAAGATCACAAACAGCGGCGACGACCTGCTCAGCCTGAAGACGGAGCAACTCATCTCCGAAGAGGGCGCGGCACACCCGATGTCCTACACGCACGGCTATCTCTTCCGCCTGTCCGACGGCAAGGCGCTCACCCTCGACGACGTGCAGCAAATGTCAGATCGAAAGGATCATGCCGCCCGCTATACGCTGGACGCGCTGAACCACCGCCTCACGGAGCCGAAGAACGGTGCGCCCGAGGGATATAAGCCGCTTGAAGCTGCCCCCAAGGACATCTACATGGATGCCGACGGCCACATCCACGTACTCATTCAGCGCTATGAGGCCGCCTCCTATGCGGCGGGCGTCCTCGACATCGACCTCGACGCATAA
- a CDS encoding 1-deoxy-D-xylulose-5-phosphate synthase, which translates to MYLENINAPRDLRGYTAEQRRILAQEMREALIERTSLVGGHIGPNLGIIEATIALHTVFDSPRDKIIFDVSHQCYPHKMLTGRAGAYTRAAEYNDVSGFTNPDESAHDIFNIGHTSTSISLASGLAKARDLAGGTENIIAIIGDGSMSGGEALEGLNVVGEMGTNCIIVFNDNDQSISENHGGMYRKFKELRETNGQAEDNLFRAMGLRYRYVADGNDAEALIRVFSEEKDSTSPVVIHIHTTKGKGLSFAENDPEGWHRHAPFHLETGIAKKAASSEPYAAATVDFVLETARKNPNFIYLSAGIVGGINLSPAQRAELGSQYVDVGIAEEHAVAMASGLARAGARPIFGTYSTFFQRTYDQMAQDVAINRSPAVFLATGTSLYRSTDVTHLGFYDISIFSNIPNLVYLAPTSVAEHIAVLRWAVEQREHPVMIRMPFSGYEESPYPVRTDYRDLNKSIVVTEGRDVALIGVGNFAALASEAAEELAHEGIHAAVINPLYLSGLDEQLLDSLKEKHSLILTLEDGILAGGFGQKVAAFYARTGGVRVRNYGLPKKFFNRYTPAALAREYHLTATQIAADVLRELA; encoded by the coding sequence TTGTATCTTGAAAACATCAACGCGCCCAGAGACTTGCGGGGCTATACGGCGGAGCAGCGCCGCATCCTTGCGCAGGAGATGCGCGAGGCGCTCATCGAGCGCACGAGCCTCGTCGGCGGGCACATCGGGCCGAACCTTGGGATCATCGAAGCGACCATCGCACTCCACACGGTCTTTGATTCGCCGCGCGACAAGATCATCTTCGATGTCTCCCACCAGTGCTATCCACACAAGATGCTCACGGGGCGCGCTGGCGCATACACGCGCGCAGCAGAGTACAACGACGTCTCCGGCTTTACGAACCCGGACGAGAGCGCACACGACATCTTCAACATTGGGCACACCTCAACCTCGATCAGTCTCGCCTCTGGACTTGCAAAGGCGCGTGACCTCGCGGGCGGCACGGAGAACATCATCGCCATCATCGGCGACGGCTCCATGTCGGGCGGCGAGGCGCTCGAGGGACTGAACGTCGTTGGCGAGATGGGCACGAACTGCATCATCGTATTCAATGACAACGATCAATCCATCTCCGAGAACCACGGAGGTATGTACCGCAAATTCAAAGAACTGCGCGAGACAAACGGTCAGGCGGAGGACAACCTCTTCCGCGCGATGGGACTCCGCTACCGCTACGTCGCAGACGGCAACGACGCGGAGGCGCTGATCCGCGTATTCTCCGAGGAAAAGGACAGTACAAGCCCCGTCGTCATCCACATCCACACAACAAAGGGCAAGGGACTCTCCTTCGCCGAGAACGATCCCGAGGGTTGGCACCGCCATGCCCCCTTCCACCTTGAGACCGGCATAGCAAAGAAGGCAGCCTCGTCCGAGCCATACGCCGCCGCAACCGTGGACTTTGTCCTCGAGACGGCGCGGAAAAATCCGAACTTCATCTACCTCTCAGCGGGCATCGTCGGGGGCATCAACCTCAGCCCTGCTCAGCGAGCGGAGCTTGGGAGCCAGTATGTCGACGTCGGCATTGCCGAGGAGCACGCCGTCGCGATGGCGTCGGGGCTTGCACGCGCGGGCGCGCGTCCGATCTTCGGCACGTACAGCACATTCTTCCAGCGCACCTACGATCAGATGGCGCAGGATGTCGCGATCAACCGCAGTCCTGCCGTCTTTCTCGCGACAGGCACATCGCTCTACCGCTCCACCGACGTGACCCACCTTGGCTTCTACGACATCTCCATTTTCTCGAACATCCCGAACCTCGTCTACCTCGCGCCGACGAGCGTCGCCGAGCACATTGCCGTCCTACGCTGGGCAGTGGAGCAGCGGGAGCACCCCGTCATGATCCGCATGCCCTTCTCTGGCTACGAGGAGAGCCCCTATCCCGTGCGCACGGACTACAGAGATCTGAACAAATCTATCGTCGTCACAGAGGGCAGGGATGTCGCCCTCATCGGCGTCGGCAACTTCGCCGCGCTCGCCTCCGAGGCGGCAGAGGAACTCGCACACGAGGGCATTCACGCAGCCGTCATCAATCCGCTTTATCTCTCGGGACTCGACGAGCAGCTGCTCGACTCACTAAAGGAAAAGCACAGCCTCATCCTCACACTCGAGGACGGCATCCTCGCGGGTGGCTTCGGGCAGAAAGTCGCCGCATTCTACGCCCGTACGGGCGGCGTGCGCGTGCGGAACTACGGTCTGCCAAAGAAGTTCTTCAATCGCTATACCCCTGCGGCACTCGCACGTGAGTACCACCTCACCGCCACGCAGATCGCAGCGGATGTCCTGCGGGAACTTGCGTGA
- a CDS encoding type II toxin-antitoxin system RelB/DinJ family antitoxin, with translation MAQDVMVRMDDDLSMRLHEVCDEIGLPISTAFLIFAKRVARDRKIPFELSAEPDPFYSESNMAHLRRGIAQLNAGRGVQHDLIEVADGE, from the coding sequence ATGGCGCAGGATGTTATGGTGCGTATGGATGATGATTTGTCGATGCGTCTGCATGAAGTTTGTGACGAGATCGGGTTGCCTATTTCCACCGCATTTCTGATTTTTGCGAAGCGCGTCGCACGAGATCGCAAAATCCCATTTGAACTCTCTGCGGAACCGGATCCGTTCTACTCGGAAAGCAATATGGCACACCTGCGTCGGGGAATTGCCCAGCTCAATGCCGGCCGGGGCGTGCAGCATGACTTGATTGAGGTAGCAGACGGTGAATAA
- a CDS encoding NAD(P)H-dependent oxidoreductase, with protein sequence MKNVLIVSGHPDLASDSFANKIILADLAEQLPSAVIDDLSALYPDYRIDVPAEQDKLRNADVIVLQFPIFWYSMPALLAKWMEDVFVRGFSHGSQGKALVGKKLVLSFTTGAPESAYDAAFPVDALTGRFVQTAGLTGMIYEGYVYTGGVSYADRTDPARAADMTAVSHTHAKRLAEKIASLM encoded by the coding sequence ATGAAAAACGTTCTCATCGTCTCAGGACATCCCGACCTCGCAAGCGACTCATTCGCGAACAAGATCATCCTTGCCGATCTGGCGGAGCAGCTGCCAAGCGCTGTCATCGACGACCTCAGTGCGCTCTATCCGGACTACCGCATCGACGTTCCGGCGGAGCAGGACAAACTCCGGAATGCGGACGTCATCGTTCTGCAGTTCCCGATCTTCTGGTACAGCATGCCGGCACTGCTCGCAAAGTGGATGGAGGATGTCTTCGTGCGCGGCTTCTCGCACGGCTCGCAGGGCAAGGCACTCGTGGGCAAGAAACTCGTGCTGTCCTTTACCACGGGCGCACCTGAGAGCGCGTATGACGCGGCATTCCCCGTGGATGCGCTGACGGGGCGCTTTGTTCAGACGGCAGGGCTCACGGGCATGATCTACGAGGGCTATGTCTACACGGGCGGTGTCTCCTACGCCGACCGCACCGATCCCGCGCGCGCCGCCGATATGACAGCCGTGTCGCACACGCATGCAAAACGCCTCGCTGAAAAGATTGCCTCCCTGATGTAG
- a CDS encoding pyridoxamine 5'-phosphate oxidase family protein, with the protein MFHKMRRKVQQLSPEETEAVLMRGTAGVLALTGDKAFPYAVPISYVYDGEHIYFHSALEGHKIDAIQRNPNASFAVIDQDEVIPEKYTTAYRSVIVFGSIRTIEDEEEKRIAVRKLALKYAPDNTEQQHNEMIDRTWERFCMLEMSIAHMTGKEGRVLTEKR; encoded by the coding sequence ATGTTCCACAAAATGCGCCGCAAGGTACAGCAGCTTTCACCAGAGGAGACGGAGGCTGTGCTTATGCGCGGAACGGCAGGCGTACTCGCCCTCACGGGTGACAAGGCATTCCCATACGCCGTGCCCATCAGCTACGTCTATGACGGCGAGCACATCTACTTCCACAGTGCGCTCGAGGGGCATAAGATCGACGCCATCCAGCGGAATCCGAACGCATCCTTCGCCGTGATCGATCAGGATGAGGTCATCCCCGAGAAATACACGACTGCATACCGCAGCGTTATTGTCTTCGGCAGCATCCGCACCATCGAGGACGAGGAGGAAAAGCGTATTGCCGTCCGCAAGCTCGCCCTCAAATACGCGCCCGACAATACTGAGCAGCAGCATAACGAGATGATCGACCGTACATGGGAGCGGTTCTGTATGCTTGAGATGAGCATCGCACATATGACGGGCAAAGAAGGACGTGTCCTCACAGAGAAAAGATAA
- a CDS encoding 1-deoxy-D-xylulose-5-phosphate synthase produces MYLETITSPADIKSYTVAQRTMLAQEMRDALLKRASIHGGHFGPDFGIIEAVIALHTVFDSPTDKIIYDVSHQCYPHKMLTGRVEAYINEAQYDEVSGYTNPEESPHDFFNVGHTSTSISLASGLAKARDLAGRRENIIALIGDGSMSGGEALEGLNVVGEMETNFIIVFNDNGHSIAENHGGMYRTFKELRETNGTAEDNLFRAMGLDYRYVADGNDCEALIAAFSAVKNSTKPVVVHIVTQKGKGYQFAEEDPETWHYRMPFDIETGALKHPYTDPYQEATKDFLKEQAKTNPNFVFLAAGTMGGIGLSPKDRAELGNQYVDVGIAEEHAVAMASGLARGGARPIFGTYSTFFQRVYDQMAQDVAVNNSPAVFLSVGASIYYMNDVTHLGFFDIPIFANIPNLVFLAPASLDEYMAVLRWSVEQTRHPVMIRMPVGGYEESPYPVRTDYSDLNKYQVVQEGADVALIGAGNFAALAGAAAAQLEAEGIKATVINPIFLSGLDTALLDRLKEKHRLILTLEDGILDGGFGQKIAAYYGMDTQIRVRNYGLSKEFHDRYSASELAREYHLTAEQIVADTLFALKG; encoded by the coding sequence ATGTATTTGGAAACGATCACATCGCCCGCCGACATCAAGAGCTATACGGTGGCACAGCGCACGATGCTCGCGCAGGAGATGCGCGACGCACTCCTAAAGCGTGCAAGCATTCACGGCGGGCATTTCGGTCCGGACTTCGGCATCATCGAGGCGGTCATCGCACTGCACACGGTCTTTGACTCGCCTACGGACAAGATCATCTATGACGTATCACACCAGTGCTACCCGCACAAGATGCTGACGGGGCGCGTGGAGGCGTACATCAACGAGGCGCAGTACGACGAGGTGTCGGGCTATACGAATCCGGAGGAAAGCCCGCACGACTTCTTCAACGTCGGCCACACGTCGACCTCGATCAGTCTCGCCTCGGGGCTTGCAAAGGCGCGGGATCTCGCGGGGCGCAGGGAGAACATCATCGCCCTCATCGGCGACGGCTCCATGTCGGGCGGCGAGGCACTTGAGGGGCTGAACGTTGTCGGTGAGATGGAGACGAACTTCATCATTGTATTCAACGACAACGGGCATTCCATCGCAGAGAACCACGGCGGGATGTACCGCACGTTCAAGGAGCTGCGCGAGACAAACGGCACAGCGGAGGACAACCTCTTCCGCGCGATGGGACTCGACTACCGCTATGTGGCGGACGGCAACGACTGCGAGGCACTGATTGCGGCGTTCTCTGCGGTCAAGAACAGTACAAAGCCCGTCGTTGTGCATATCGTCACGCAGAAGGGCAAGGGATACCAGTTCGCCGAGGAGGATCCAGAGACGTGGCACTATCGTATGCCATTCGACATCGAGACGGGTGCGCTGAAGCATCCGTACACCGACCCGTATCAGGAGGCGACCAAGGACTTCCTCAAAGAGCAGGCAAAGACGAATCCGAACTTCGTCTTTCTCGCGGCCGGCACGATGGGCGGCATTGGACTCTCACCCAAGGATCGCGCGGAACTTGGCAATCAGTACGTCGACGTGGGCATCGCCGAGGAGCACGCGGTCGCGATGGCATCGGGACTTGCACGCGGCGGCGCACGTCCGATCTTCGGCACGTACAGCACATTCTTCCAGCGCGTCTACGATCAGATGGCGCAGGATGTCGCGGTCAACAACAGCCCCGCCGTCTTTCTCTCCGTCGGCGCGTCCATCTACTATATGAACGATGTGACGCACCTCGGCTTCTTCGACATCCCCATCTTTGCGAACATCCCGAACCTCGTCTTCCTCGCACCCGCGAGCCTCGACGAATACATGGCCGTGCTGCGCTGGTCGGTGGAGCAGACGCGCCATCCCGTCATGATCCGCATGCCGGTCGGCGGCTATGAGGAAAGCCCCTACCCCGTGCGCACAGACTACAGCGACCTCAACAAGTATCAGGTCGTGCAGGAGGGCGCAGATGTCGCCCTCATCGGTGCGGGCAACTTTGCCGCGCTTGCGGGCGCTGCCGCCGCACAGCTTGAGGCAGAGGGGATCAAGGCAACCGTCATCAATCCGATCTTTCTCTCGGGTCTCGACACCGCCCTCCTTGACCGCCTCAAGGAAAAGCACCGCCTCATCCTCACGCTCGAGGACGGCATCCTCGACGGCGGATTCGGACAGAAGATCGCCGCGTACTACGGCATGGACACGCAGATCCGTGTCCGTAACTACGGGCTCTCAAAGGAGTTCCACGACCGCTACAGTGCATCCGAACTCGCACGGGAGTATCACCTCACTGCCGAACAGATCGTAGCAGATACGCTCTTTGCATTGAAAGGATAA
- a CDS encoding Clp protease: MATTEMTDDMVVQGARAAVRIALAKNKARGVSSVVYDRKTKTLYEIRSDGQRVPIRAECDGKRAEEA; encoded by the coding sequence ATGGCGACAACGGAGATGACGGATGATATGGTTGTGCAGGGGGCTCGCGCGGCGGTGCGTATTGCACTGGCGAAGAACAAGGCAAGAGGCGTGTCGAGTGTTGTTTACGACCGCAAGACGAAGACACTCTATGAGATCAGGAGCGATGGGCAGCGTGTGCCTATACGAGCAGAATGTGATGGAAAACGTGCAGAAGAAGCCTGA
- a CDS encoding TPM domain-containing protein encodes MMNEMKYGRSTLLALLLLCLSIFVLAVPKAADAAGIGNARVIDEMNLLSDAEVQKLDAQLAAVERTHRIRILAAIVGDWKDKPLKPLAENIIKTIAPGGEHGAVLLLLSPENKTYYVATDARLATRITDEGIEHLTEKFLPAFESKKYADMFTAFGQVAGEMLTYYEKEGKPFTSGGALSAVARAVAAGGTQTGDAGLGTVRVVDESDLITDAEEQALDAKLAAYEQAHGIRILIGTVKNTHKQVLGKVANAVVDRIADGGANGTIVLLLAPKERDFYISTDNKMRVRITDDDGIEHLAGQFVPSLKENKYAEGFTAFAAAVDEMVTYYEKEGKPFNPDAFLLTIVTLVGALIPAAIVYWFILANLSDSMFSVRSAHEADDYVERGSFRLTHREDVFLRTTESRETKHKETSSSSSGSYISTSSRDESHGGGGGKY; translated from the coding sequence ATGATGAACGAAATGAAATATGGACGCAGCACGCTCCTCGCCCTGCTCCTCCTCTGCCTCAGCATCTTCGTCCTCGCCGTCCCCAAGGCGGCAGATGCGGCGGGCATCGGAAACGCACGCGTCATCGACGAGATGAACCTCCTCTCTGACGCCGAGGTGCAAAAACTCGATGCGCAGCTCGCGGCAGTGGAACGGACACACCGCATCCGCATCCTCGCGGCAATCGTCGGTGATTGGAAAGACAAGCCGCTGAAGCCGCTCGCAGAGAACATCATCAAGACCATTGCCCCCGGCGGTGAGCACGGCGCAGTCCTGCTCCTCCTCTCGCCCGAAAATAAGACCTACTACGTCGCCACCGATGCAAGGCTCGCTACGCGCATCACCGACGAGGGCATTGAGCACCTCACGGAGAAATTCCTGCCCGCCTTCGAGAGCAAGAAATACGCCGATATGTTCACGGCATTTGGTCAAGTCGCGGGCGAAATGCTCACCTACTACGAGAAGGAGGGCAAGCCCTTCACCTCGGGCGGCGCACTCAGTGCCGTTGCACGTGCCGTCGCAGCTGGCGGAACACAGACAGGGGATGCGGGACTGGGCACTGTGCGCGTGGTCGACGAGTCCGACCTCATCACCGATGCCGAGGAGCAGGCACTCGACGCGAAGCTCGCCGCGTATGAACAGGCGCACGGCATTCGCATCCTCATCGGCACGGTCAAGAACACGCACAAACAGGTGCTCGGCAAGGTTGCCAATGCCGTCGTCGACCGCATCGCGGACGGCGGTGCAAACGGCACCATCGTCCTCCTTCTCGCACCGAAGGAGCGCGACTTCTACATCTCCACCGACAACAAGATGCGCGTGCGCATTACCGACGACGACGGCATCGAACACCTCGCGGGGCAGTTCGTCCCCTCCCTGAAGGAGAACAAATACGCCGAGGGATTCACCGCATTTGCCGCCGCTGTGGATGAGATGGTGACATACTACGAGAAGGAAGGCAAACCATTCAATCCCGATGCCTTCCTGCTCACCATCGTCACCCTCGTCGGTGCGCTGATCCCTGCTGCCATCGTTTACTGGTTCATCCTTGCCAATCTCTCGGACAGCATGTTCAGTGTCCGAAGTGCCCACGAGGCAGACGACTACGTCGAGCGCGGCAGCTTCCGCCTCACACACCGAGAGGACGTCTTCCTCCGTACCACAGAGTCCCGTGAGACGAAGCACAAGGAGACATCATCATCCTCCTCGGGTTCCTACATCTCCACCTCCAGCCGCGACGAAAGCCACGGCGGCGGCGGCGGGAAATACTAA
- a CDS encoding methylated-DNA--[protein]-cysteine S-methyltransferase, producing MIYTAHYNSPLGGITLTSDGIALTGLYFDGERDFPDLSAAHKKDLPVFGEAMRWLDLYFAGKEPDFSPALNPTGTAFQMSVWAILQTIPFGETTTYGAIARRLEEETKKRMSAQAVGGAVGRNPISILIPCHRVIGADGSLTGYAGGLDKKEYLLRTEGFYS from the coding sequence ATGATCTACACAGCACACTACAATTCCCCGCTCGGCGGGATTACGCTCACAAGTGACGGCATCGCACTCACGGGGCTGTACTTCGATGGGGAGAGGGATTTCCCCGATCTTTCGGCAGCGCACAAAAAAGACCTCCCCGTATTCGGAGAGGCCATGCGTTGGCTCGATCTATATTTCGCCGGCAAGGAGCCGGACTTCAGCCCTGCGCTCAATCCCACAGGCACGGCGTTTCAGATGTCGGTATGGGCAATCCTGCAGACTATCCCATTCGGAGAAACGACGACCTATGGCGCGATCGCACGCCGCCTCGAAGAAGAAACGAAAAAGCGAATGTCGGCACAGGCGGTCGGCGGCGCGGTCGGGCGCAATCCGATCTCCATCCTCATCCCATGTCACCGTGTGATCGGTGCGGACGGCAGCCTCACGGGCTATGCGGGCGGACTCGATAAGAAGGAGTATTTGCTGCGGACGGAGGGTTTTTATTCATAA
- a CDS encoding AAA family ATPase codes for MENVQKKPEIIVFAGPNGSGKSTFTEILRPPQMDYINADEIKKNLKCDDLEAAQTAERQREACLSDKREFCFETVLSTSRNLNLLKRAREMGYFIRCYYVLTIDPIINVYRVKARVASGGHDVPKEKIYARYDRAMALVPEIIAVSDICHIYDNSEEEPFRIFKKRKDEYFYDECDDWQREDITALTGITEMEQKDLNQRG; via the coding sequence ATGGAAAACGTGCAGAAGAAGCCTGAAATCATCGTTTTTGCGGGGCCGAACGGATCGGGCAAGAGCACGTTTACAGAAATTCTGCGTCCTCCTCAGATGGATTATATCAACGCGGATGAGATTAAGAAAAACCTCAAGTGTGATGATCTTGAAGCGGCGCAGACTGCCGAACGGCAGCGAGAGGCATGTCTTTCTGACAAGAGAGAGTTCTGTTTTGAGACCGTACTTTCCACGTCGCGTAATTTGAACCTTTTGAAACGTGCGCGGGAAATGGGCTATTTTATTCGCTGTTACTATGTTCTGACCATAGACCCGATTATCAATGTCTATCGTGTAAAAGCGCGCGTGGCATCGGGCGGGCACGATGTTCCCAAGGAGAAGATCTATGCGCGCTATGATCGCGCAATGGCTCTCGTTCCAGAGATCATTGCCGTAAGTGATATTTGCCACATCTATGACAACTCAGAGGAGGAGCCGTTTCGTATCTTCAAGAAGCGGAAGGATGAATACTTTTACGATGAATGCGATGACTGGCAGAGGGAAGACATTACGGCTCTTACGGGGATAACGGAGATGGAGCAGAAAGACTTGAATCAGCGCGGATAA
- a CDS encoding Txe/YoeB family addiction module toxin encodes MNKTWSDEAWEDYIGWQSEDRKTLKRINLLLKDVERHPFDGVGKPEPLKGELGGFWSRRIDEKNRLIYRIVPNGLEILSCKGHYE; translated from the coding sequence GTGAATAAGACATGGTCGGATGAGGCGTGGGAGGATTATATCGGCTGGCAGTCAGAGGACAGGAAGACGCTGAAACGGATCAATCTCCTGCTCAAGGATGTGGAGCGACATCCGTTTGACGGCGTTGGAAAACCGGAACCGCTCAAGGGTGAGCTCGGTGGGTTTTGGAGCAGAAGAATTGACGAAAAGAATCGACTGATCTATCGCATTGTCCCAAATGGATTGGAAATTCTTTCCTGCAAAGGACATTATGAATAA
- a CDS encoding aldehyde dehydrogenase family protein, translating into MKTIEMFIGGVRVAGEGTLPVYHKATGEVIAEIAAAGAEHVRAAVDAAERAFHEVQLSPYERYEIIMRAANLMKERREEFAEALSAEAGKPIRDARGEIDRAYQTLILSAEEAKRLRGETVPLAGAPGCERRMAFTIRRPLGVVCAITPFNFPVNLAAHKIGPALAAGNTVIYKPASATPLTASLLVEVFQEAGLPAGCLNLIYGAGSAVGRLLTADERIRMFSFTGSVPVGKTLHEAVGFRRIALELGSNSANIVHEDVADVAWVAEHCARHAFVNAGQVCISCQRVYVARAIYEEFCAAAVEAAQNFKSGDLMDVHTQIGSMISEREAERIEAWVDEAAAAGAHLLAGGHRTGAFYEPTVLTDVTPAMKVVSEETFAPVFSIIPYDTIEDAVRMVNDTRYGLQAGVFTRSLAVANYCAEHLDVGGVVIGDGATFRMDNMPYGGVKDSGIGREGPAYAIRELTEEKLIVLNVEG; encoded by the coding sequence ATGAAGACCATCGAGATGTTCATTGGCGGCGTTCGGGTCGCGGGCGAGGGAACACTTCCCGTTTATCACAAGGCGACGGGCGAGGTGATCGCCGAGATCGCCGCAGCGGGCGCAGAGCATGTGCGTGCGGCAGTGGATGCGGCGGAGCGTGCCTTCCATGAGGTACAGCTCAGTCCCTACGAGCGCTATGAGATCATCATGCGTGCCGCAAATCTGATGAAGGAGCGGCGTGAGGAGTTTGCTGAGGCGCTCTCTGCCGAGGCGGGCAAGCCCATCCGCGACGCACGTGGTGAGATCGACCGCGCCTATCAGACGCTCATCCTCTCGGCGGAGGAGGCGAAGCGGCTGCGCGGGGAGACTGTGCCTCTGGCGGGCGCACCGGGCTGCGAGCGCCGCATGGCATTCACGATCCGCCGTCCACTCGGCGTCGTCTGCGCCATCACGCCGTTCAACTTCCCCGTGAATCTCGCTGCGCACAAGATCGGTCCTGCGCTCGCAGCGGGTAATACCGTCATCTACAAGCCCGCCTCTGCCACGCCGCTCACCGCATCCCTCCTCGTCGAGGTGTTTCAGGAGGCGGGATTGCCTGCGGGCTGCCTCAACCTCATCTACGGTGCGGGCAGTGCGGTCGGGAGGCTGCTCACGGCGGACGAGCGCATCCGCATGTTCTCGTTCACAGGCAGCGTCCCCGTAGGCAAGACACTGCATGAGGCGGTCGGTTTTCGCCGCATCGCCCTCGAGCTCGGCTCGAACTCCGCAAACATCGTGCACGAGGATGTGGCAGACGTTGCGTGGGTCGCCGAGCACTGCGCGCGCCATGCGTTCGTGAACGCGGGACAGGTCTGCATCTCCTGCCAGCGCGTCTATGTCGCGCGCGCGATTTACGAGGAGTTCTGCGCGGCGGCCGTCGAGGCGGCGCAGAATTTCAAGAGTGGCGACCTCATGGATGTCCACACGCAGATCGGCTCGATGATCTCGGAGCGCGAGGCGGAGCGCATCGAGGCGTGGGTCGATGAGGCGGCGGCGGCAGGTGCGCACCTCCTCGCGGGCGGACATCGGACAGGCGCGTTCTACGAGCCGACCGTGCTCACGGATGTCACGCCCGCGATGAAGGTCGTCTCCGAGGAGACCTTTGCGCCGGTCTTCAGCATCATCCCCTACGACACAATCGAGGATGCCGTACGCATGGTCAACGATACGCGCTACGGCCTGCAGGCGGGCGTCTTTACGCGCTCGCTTGCAGTCGCGAACTACTGCGCCGAGCACCTCGATGTCGGCGGCGTCGTCATCGGCGACGGTGCGACCTTCCGCATGGACAACATGCCCTACGGCGGCGTCAAGGACAGCGGCATCGGCCGCGAGGGTCCTGCCTATGCCATCCGCGAACTCACCGAGGAGAAGCTGATCGTGCTGAACGTCGAGGGATAG
- a CDS encoding acyl-CoA thioesterase codes for MKECKMKDSRIVISEVMMPSQANPNGNVHGGEIMKLMDSAAYAAARRYARSNVVTARVDELEFHLPIRIGDLVVVTADIVYVGHSSMEVAVNVIVEDLDDGGDPQLGLSAYFTMVALDRNARPKSVPPLMLDTEEARAAFEEGKRRYAEHKARKRGAVAPAGGCVCEAIAQQAKAANTAHTPNEAKK; via the coding sequence ATGAAAGAATGCAAGATGAAGGACAGTCGCATCGTTATCAGCGAGGTTATGATGCCCAGTCAGGCGAACCCGAACGGGAATGTGCATGGCGGCGAGATTATGAAGTTGATGGATTCGGCGGCGTACGCGGCGGCGCGGCGGTATGCACGGTCGAACGTCGTGACGGCACGCGTGGACGAGCTGGAGTTCCACCTGCCCATCCGCATCGGCGACCTTGTCGTTGTGACGGCAGACATCGTCTATGTCGGGCACAGCTCGATGGAGGTCGCCGTCAACGTCATCGTCGAGGATCTGGACGACGGCGGCGATCCGCAGCTCGGCCTCTCGGCATACTTCACCATGGTCGCACTCGACCGCAACGCACGGCCGAAGTCCGTGCCGCCGCTCATGCTCGATACCGAGGAGGCGCGTGCCGCGTTCGAGGAGGGGAAGCGCCGCTACGCAGAGCACAAGGCACGCAAGCGCGGCGCGGTCGCGCCCGCAGGCGGCTGCGTCTGTGAGGCCATTGCGCAACAGGCGAAGGCGGCAAACACCGCGCACACGCCAAACGAAGCGAAGAAGTAA